GATGGTTATATCGGTGGTAATGGGGTGTACATTGAAGCCAACAAACAAGTGATTAAGCACCAAGTGATTTCAGTTCCTGATACTGAACAAGCGATTGCCTGGTTAGATCAGCACGATATTGGTTATTATTTAGAAGCAAATAGTGGCTTGTATGCGAGTGATAACTTTATTCATAAAGTAGGTGAATTACTGTATGACGGGGATACACCAGCGAATCAAGCTAAATTCAAAAAAATCATGCCGGATTTGATTTATGGTGCCGATATGCATCGTGATGATTTAAATAAAATTAGTTTCATTTTGAATACGCAAGCGGATTATGCGGCAGCCAAAAATGCTTTTCCTCAATTTGATGTTGGTCATTGGAGTGCGCTAGGTGAATACAAGGAATTTGGAGATTTTGGCCAAAAAGGTGTGGATAAAGCTAATGCCATTGCTGAAATGATGACGGACTTGAACTTAACGGCCGATGAATCATTTGCGTTTGGGGATGCTGAAACTGATTTACCAATGATGGCATTGTGCACATATGGTGTGGCGATGGGGAATTCCAAGCAACACATTAAGGATGAAGCCGATTACGTGACGAGTGGTGTAATGGAAGAT
This is a stretch of genomic DNA from Periweissella cryptocerci. It encodes these proteins:
- a CDS encoding Cof-type HAD-IIB family hydrolase, which encodes MAEKVVFLDIDGTLVDYDGTLPASAHEAVQTARANGHKVFMVTGRSGAEIYPYLWEIGFDGYIGGNGVYIEANKQVIKHQVISVPDTEQAIAWLDQHDIGYYLEANSGLYASDNFIHKVGELLYDGDTPANQAKFKKIMPDLIYGADMHRDDLNKISFILNTQADYAAAKNAFPQFDVGHWSALGEYKEFGDFGQKGVDKANAIAEMMTDLNLTADESFAFGDAETDLPMMALCTYGVAMGNSKQHIKDEADYVTSGVMEDGLAEAFAHFGLI